In one Myotis daubentonii chromosome 1, mMyoDau2.1, whole genome shotgun sequence genomic region, the following are encoded:
- the LOC132221752 gene encoding olfactory receptor 4K2, producing MDVANKSTVSEFVLLGLSDSWELQMFFFVVFSLFYVATMVGNSLIVITVIADSHLHSPMYVLLTNLSIIDMSLASFATPKMITDYLTGHKTISFNGCITQIFFLHLFTGTEIILLMAMSFDRYIAICKPLRYASIISPQVCVALVVASWVVGVMHSMSQVIFALTLPFCGPNDVESFFCDLPVVFQLSCVDTYVLGLFMISTSGIIALSCFILLFNSYVIVLVTIKNHSSRGSSKALSTCTAHFIVVFMFFGPCIFIYMWPLSSFLVDKILSVFYTIFTPILNPIIYTLRNQEVKAAMRKLKNRLLNSNKAAPLHSF from the coding sequence ATGGATGTGGCCAATAAATCTACTGTTTCTGAATTTGTTTTGCTGGGACTCTCTGATTCCTGGGAACTACAGATGTTTTTCTTCGTggtgttttcattgttttatgtggCAACAATGGTGGGTAATAGCCTCATAGTCATCACAGTCATAGCTGACTCTCACCTACACTCCCCTATGTATGTCCTGCTTACCAACCTTTCCATCATTGATATGTCTCTTGCTTCCTTTGCCACCCCTAAGATGATTACAGACTACCTTACTGGACACAAAACCATCTCCTTTAATGGCTGCATcactcagattttttttctacacCTTTTTACTGGTACAGAGATCATTTTACTTATGGCTATGTCCTTTGATAGATACATTGCAATATGTAAGCCTCTCCGCTATGCTTCAATCATAAGTCCCCAGGTATGTGTTGCCCTCGTGGTGGCTTCCTGGGTTGTGGGAGTCATGCATTCAATGAGTCAGGTCATATTTGCTCTCACTTTACCATTCTGTGGTCCCAATGATGTAGAGAGCTTTTTCTGTGACCTTCCTGTGGTGTTCCAGTTATCTTGTGTGGATACTTATGTCCTAGGCCTCTTTATGATCTCAACAAGTGGCATAATTGCCTTGTCctgctttattcttttatttaattcttatgtTATTGTCCTGGTTACCATCAAGAATCATTCTTCAAGAGGGTCATCTAAGGCTCTTTCTACCTGTACGGCTCATTTCATTGTTGTCTTCATGTTCTTTGGGCCATGCATCTTCATCTATATGTGGCCACTAAGCAGTTTTTTAGTAGATAAGATCTTGTCTGTGTTTTATACCATCTTTACTCCCATTCTGAATCCAATAATCTATACATTAAGAAACCAAGAAGTGAAGGCAGCCATGAGAAAATTGAAAAATAGACTTCTAAATTCCAACAAGGCAGCTCCTTTGCATTCTTTTTAG